The Desulfuromonas sp. genome has a segment encoding these proteins:
- a CDS encoding TraR/DksA C4-type zinc finger protein has protein sequence MSEELSAGQVEELHRKLFALRKEIQGLLAATEEGARPVDLGQPIGRLSRMDAMQQQSMAQANRQGHELRLRQVKAALAAIDRDEYGTCRRCEEAIGYRRLSARPETPFCLDCQGQAESRR, from the coding sequence ATGTCTGAAGAACTCAGCGCCGGTCAGGTCGAGGAGCTGCACCGAAAGCTGTTCGCCCTCCGGAAGGAAATCCAGGGGCTTCTGGCGGCAACGGAGGAAGGGGCGCGGCCGGTCGATCTCGGCCAACCCATCGGCCGCCTTTCGCGGATGGACGCCATGCAGCAGCAGAGCATGGCCCAGGCCAACCGGCAGGGGCACGAACTCCGACTGCGCCAGGTCAAGGCGGCCCTGGCCGCCATCGACCGGGACGAGTACGGCACGTGCAGGCGCTGCGAGGAGGCGATCGGCTACCGGCGGCTTTCGGCCCGGCCCGAGACCCCCTTCTGCCTCGACTGCCAGGGGCAGGCCGAGTCCCGCCGCTGA
- a CDS encoding response regulator, whose translation MKDIVSWLEKVERKASDLYREASRRFSQDRPLADFLEQMSAEEDWHRRLIEAAAETVDRHALDEARVLLDAKTRETVEGPFQEAAERLAAGHLTRREMLETIAATEFSEWNDLFLYVMETLKGHSRDFQRAAAEIETHRQEILDFFQDTPGARDSLEKLSSLHPLWQRRILVVEDHPAFARLLQTILAQMGEVVIARDGAEGLEEIRRGYFDVIVSDVEMPVLNGVEMCRRSMAMDPEVRTRFIFYSGTRKRPHLDFFATEQIPHLPKPAPLNRIRQAVSEVFEHSRTAHAPPPA comes from the coding sequence GTGAAAGATATCGTTTCCTGGCTCGAAAAGGTGGAACGGAAAGCCTCGGACCTTTACCGGGAAGCCTCCCGGAGATTCTCCCAGGACCGGCCCCTGGCTGACTTCCTGGAACAGATGTCCGCCGAGGAAGACTGGCACCGCCGGCTCATCGAGGCGGCCGCCGAGACCGTCGACCGCCACGCTCTGGACGAGGCCCGCGTCCTGCTCGACGCCAAGACGCGGGAGACTGTAGAAGGTCCCTTTCAGGAGGCCGCCGAGCGCCTCGCCGCGGGGCACCTGACCCGCCGGGAGATGCTGGAAACCATCGCCGCGACGGAATTTTCCGAATGGAACGACCTTTTTCTGTACGTCATGGAGACCCTCAAAGGGCACAGCCGTGACTTCCAGCGGGCCGCGGCCGAGATCGAAACGCATCGGCAGGAGATCCTGGACTTTTTCCAGGACACGCCCGGGGCCCGGGACTCCCTCGAAAAGCTCAGCAGCCTCCACCCCCTTTGGCAGAGAAGGATTCTGGTGGTGGAGGACCACCCCGCCTTCGCCAGGCTGCTTCAGACGATCCTGGCCCAAATGGGGGAGGTGGTGATCGCCCGCGACGGGGCAGAGGGCCTGGAGGAGATCCGGCGGGGTTATTTCGACGTCATCGTCTCGGATGTGGAGATGCCCGTCCTCAACGGCGTGGAGATGTGCCGCCGGTCCATGGCCATGGACCCGGAGGTCCGGACCCGCTTCATCTTCTACAGCGGCACCCGGAAACGGCCTCACCTCGATTTTTTCGCTACCGAGCAAATTCCTCACCTGCCCAAGCCCGCCCCCCTCAACCGGATCCGCCAGGCGGTTTCCGAGGTCTTCGAACACTCCCGGACGGCCCACGCGCCGCCGCCAGCCTGA
- a CDS encoding threonyl-tRNA synthetase editing domain-containing protein, whose product MKLLMLYVERFAWRTAQKALESAPEIDARETVADALVGLIHAEPGDAEDPGRVEKKLIKNLKWAARKNESRRIVLHSFSHLAEEKADPEFARELLEGARKRLQGAGYEALQTPFGYFLDLDIAAPGRSTARIFASF is encoded by the coding sequence GTGAAACTCCTGATGCTCTACGTCGAAAGGTTCGCCTGGCGCACGGCCCAGAAGGCCCTGGAGTCCGCCCCCGAAATCGACGCCCGGGAGACCGTCGCCGACGCCCTGGTGGGGCTGATCCACGCCGAGCCGGGCGACGCCGAGGACCCCGGGAGGGTGGAGAAAAAGCTGATCAAAAACCTCAAGTGGGCGGCCCGCAAGAACGAGAGCCGCCGCATCGTCCTCCACTCCTTCTCCCACCTGGCCGAGGAAAAGGCCGACCCGGAATTCGCCCGCGAGCTTCTCGAAGGGGCCCGGAAGCGCCTGCAGGGGGCCGGCTACGAAGCCCTCCAAACCCCCTTCGGCTACTTCCTCGACCTGGACATCGCCGCGCCCGGCCGCTCGACCGCCCGCATCTTCGCCAGTTTCTGA